The segment TCATTCCGGAATTTCAACCAGCCCCATTATTACGGATATTTCGGGGCGGGGCCTGGGCCTGGCGATCGTGCGCGAAAAAGTGGAAAAGCTTGGCGGCACCGTGTCTGTGGAAAGCCAAACCGGCGCGGGTACCACCTTTCGGCTTCTCCTGCCCATGACGCTCGCCACTTTCAGGGGCGTTCTGGTGCAGGCCAGCGCGCAACTATTTGTTCTGCCCACCATGAATGTCGAACGTGTTTTAAGGGTGCGTAAGGAGGACATTAAAACGGTGGAAAACCGTGAAACAATCAAGCTCGATGGGCAAATACTGCCCATGGCCCGCCTGCGTGACACATTGGCATTACCCCTCTGGAAAAACGGGTTGGCATGGAAAAAAGCTCCCGGCCGACCTGAGTCAAGCACCATGCCGATCATGGTTCTCACTTCCGCCGAAAAGCGCATGGGTTTTTTAGTCGATGAGGTCCTGCAGGAACAGGAAGTGCTGGTGAAAGGATTGGGCGCGCAGTTGAAACGCGTGCGCAACATTGCCGGCGCTACCATTCTTGGCAATGGCAGGGTCGTGCCCGTGCTCAATGTCCATGACCTGATGAAATCGGCCGTAAGCTCAGCCGCAGTCACCCGCAAGGAGGCGGTTACCGAAACAACCCCGGTAAAAACAGGAAGGATCCTCGTAGCCGAAGATTCAATCACATCGCGCACGCTGCTGAAGAACATCCTGGAGATAGCGGGCTACCAGGTGGCGACCGCGGTCGACGGCGTAGACGCTTTCAGCCAGCTGCGCAGCCAGGAATTCGATCTGCTGGTATCGGATGTGGATATGCCGAGGATGAGCGGTTTTGAGCTTACCACAAAAATCAGGGCCGATAAAAAGCTCGGCGAGCTGCCGGTGGTGCTGGTGACGGCGCTCGAATCGCGGGCAGACAAGGAGCGCGGCATCGAAGCCGGCGCGAACGCCTATATCATCAAGAGCAGTTTTGATCAAAGCAATTTGCTGGAAGTGCTGCGCAGGTTTCTGTGAGCGGATGTAAAAATGGAGCCAAGGGTGATCAAAGTCCTGATCGTTGAAGATTCGCCCGTGGCCAGGGAATTTTTGACATACGTTCTCACCTCCGATCCAGCGATCCGGGTTGTGGGGACGGCAAACAACGGCTTGGAAGCACTGGCAGCCATCAGGCAGAACAAACCCGATGTGATCACCATGGACATCCATATGCCCATGATGGACGGTTTCGAGGCGACCCGAAGGATCATGGAAACCTTGCCAACCCCTATTGTTATCGTCAGTGGAAATTTGGGAGGCGATGAGGTCGAGTCCACATTCCGGGCAATTGAAGCCGGCGCCCTGGCCGTTATCCGCCGGCCGCCGGGCTTTAACCACATAGAGTTTGAGACCGCTTCGAAAGAATTGATCCAGACCGTAAAATTGATGTCCGAGGTTAAGGTCGTAAAACGAGTCCCCCATGCCGTCAAAGCGCGCATTGCCGCGCCGCCGGCCATGGCGAAGCCTCTGCCTAAAACAGCCGTCATCCAGGCGGTTGCCATCGGCGCCTCCACTGGCGGGCCCCCGGTTCTTAACAAGATCCTTTCGGGTTTGCCGCAAAACTTTCCTGTTCCCCTGCTCATTGT is part of the Candidatus Aminicenantes bacterium genome and harbors:
- the cheB gene encoding chemotaxis-specific protein-glutamate methyltransferase CheB, with the translated sequence MIKVLIVEDSPVAREFLTYVLTSDPAIRVVGTANNGLEALAAIRQNKPDVITMDIHMPMMDGFEATRRIMETLPTPIVIVSGNLGGDEVESTFRAIEAGALAVIRRPPGFNHIEFETASKELIQTVKLMSEVKVVKRVPHAVKARIAAPPAMAKPLPKTAVIQAVAIGASTGGPPVLNKILSGLPQNFPVPLLIVQHIAQGFSEGFAEWISNASGFPVQVATHGERPVPRHGYVAPDGFHLGLDSGPRIALSSLAPENGLRPSVSYLFRSVAQVLGPAAVGVLLTGMGRDGAEELKMMKERGAITFAQDEESSVVHGMPGEAIKLNAATYILAPEDITTTLIALIKNEKVIL